The Vicia villosa cultivar HV-30 ecotype Madison, WI unplaced genomic scaffold, Vvil1.0 ctg.005104F_1_1, whole genome shotgun sequence sequence tgaatctatagctatgcttggcaaacaattcaacaaaattatgagaagaatggatcagaagccaagacctaatgtcaagaacatctcatctgacatcagtagatcttatgactctggaaGAAgagttaaaccagaagaaaaatacaatcacagtaaagggattcaatgtcatggatgtgaagggtatggacatattagagctgaatgccctacttatctcaagaaacaaaagaaaggattgtcagtttcctggtctgatgaagattctgagagtgattttgaagaagaatcagccaaacatgtcacagcccttactggagtttgcatttctgatgaagattctagtgaagatgagctatcctttgaagagctggcaacctcctacagaaagctctgtatcagaagtgttgaagtgtgtcaacaaggtgaaaagcagaagaaatacatagctcagttggaggctgataacaaagggcttaatgaaactatatctgaactgaatagtgaaattatcatgttacaatccaaacttgatcagatgtcaaaatcggTAAAAATGCtgaacagtggcacggatatgttggaggagattttgcaggttggaaaaagttcaggagatatgtctggtataggatttgttggtgcaaagaaacatTTCCAAGATAGTAGccgaactaaacctgaagctgagatgttaaaaccgatgtcaaaacatgtgactcaacatcacgagaaaagtgaaatgaagagaaagtttcaaagatggagatgtcattattgtggaagatttggacacattaagcctttttgcttcagattatatggatacccagatcaagctccttactacaaacctaagcagatcatgcacatccagaagcaacaatggaaacctaaaaatatggctttaatagcccatacatctcttagagtttcagccaaagaagactggtattttgatagtggatgttccagacacatgactggactcaagaatctgcttgttgatatcaagagtcattctactagttatgtaacctttggtgatggagctaaaggagaaatcaaaggagttggaaaattagactgttcaggagtgccaaatttagaaggtgttttattggtcaaaggcctgactgctaatctcataagcatcagtcaactctgtgaccaaggataccaagtcaacttcaccaaagctgagtgtgtggttactaatgaagaaaaggaagtagtaatgaggggtgtcagatccaaagataactgctatttgtgggtgtctcatgaatccagctattctactGTATGCTCTaaggaagaagaagcaaagctgtggcaccaaaaacttggtcaccttcatctaaggggtatgaaaaggattatttctctggaagctgtgagaggaattcctaagctacaaattgatgaaggaagaatatgtggtgaatgtcaggtaggaaaacaaaccaggatgtcacatccaaaggttacacatatgactacttccagagttcttgaactgctacatatggacttgatgggaccaatgcaaatagaaagtcttggaggaaagaaatatgcttatatggttgtggatgactactccagatacacttgggtaaacttcatcagagaaaagtcagatgtgtttgatgttttcaaggacctatgtcaaagaattcaaagagaaaaagaaaatggtgttgtaagaattagaagtgatcatggaaaggaatttgagaatcaaaaatttgctgatttctgctcctctgaaggaatacatcatgaattctcttcccctattactccacagcaaaatggggttgttgaaagaaagaatagaactattcaagaatcagccagagccatgatccatgctaagaatcttcctatctacttctgggctgaagccatgaatactgcttgttatgtccataatagagttacaTTAAGAAAAGGAACCACTACCACCCTATacgagatctggaagggaagaaagcccactgtcaaatacttccatgtgtttggtagtaggTGTTACAtccttgctgatagagatcacagaaggaagatggatcccaagagtgatgaaggaatttttatgggctactctacaaacagtagaTCCTATCGagtgttcaactcaagaaccagaataataatggagtccataaatgttgtggttgatgatgtccacaatcaagcagatgtcacagaagatgtcggaacattctgggatattacagctgaaggatctacaagagaagatgattgcagtcctactatcacagaatctgagactgaacctcctaacaagagtccatctataagagttcagaaaaatcatcctaaagaacttattataggagatctcaacagtggaattactacaaggtcaagagaagtagtttcaaactcttgttttgtatcaaaaattgaacctaaaaatgtcaaggaagcattaacagatgagttctggattaatgccatgcaggaagaactaggccagtttgaaaggaatgaagtatgggagctggttccaagaccaaaacatTCTAATGTCATTAGAACAAAATGGGTCTACAAGAATAAGTCATATGAAAAGGGAACTAGCgttgatcaaagtctatacagaagcatgataggaagtctgttgtaccttacagccagtagacctgatattgcctttgctgttggggtatgtgctaggtatcaagcagaacccaaagtcagtcacataaatcaagtcaagaggataatgaaatatgtgaatggtacctGTTAGTATGGAATGCTTTACTCTCATGGAtgtgaacccattctcactggatattgtgatgcagactgggctggaagtgctgatgacagaaaaagtacttcaggaggatgctTCTTTTTGGGAAATAATCTTATTTCacggttcagcaagaaacaaaactgTGTGTCCTTATCCACTGGtgaagcagaatatattgcagcaggaagtagctgttctcaacttgtttggatgaaacaaatgttatccgaatacaatgtcacacaagatgtcatgacattatattgtgacaacttaagtgccatcaacatttcaaagaatcccattcagcacagcaggaccaagcatattgatatttgacaccactacattagagatcttgttgaggacaaaataattggcttggaacatgttgctacagacCTTCAACTTGCTGaaattttcacaaaagccttagatgcaaatcaatttgaaaatctaagaaacaaattaggcatttgtctttgtgaaggaatatagcaattaattgggtgtggggccagcactatttctctctccaaatcttggatatcattacacattaaagtaTATTTTCCCCCCCTTTTACAAGTTACCCAAACGGTTTCCATTCCTTCAAAACCTCTCCTCCACACTCACGCTATCTCTTTGTGTTTCTGCATTCACAAATCCTTACCCAGCTTTCCATTCTCTCTCATCATGTCTCAAAGTACTCCCTCAAAGCAATCGTCTCCTTCCTCTGAAAAAGCATCGGAGTCTAGGGCACCAAATGTGGTGATTGATCAAGATGTCGTGTTGAATGTCGCTCCATTAAACACTGTTCCTGCTTCCGATTTTGTTCGCAgtcaaccaagaaagatgcatgcaagaaaatcaaccggaggatctgttccagaaactttttctgtccagggtagagagggctcttcttatgttcataatgcgattgcaaatattgtcaccaaaatcttgaatgaagggcacaaGGTTGATGGAATatctgttcctctagcccaaatgcCTGCTTCCAAGAACATCCAAGATGATCAAGGTGAGCAAGATGATGCTAGCAAAGATCAGGATAATGTTGAGACATCTGCTGATAAAAATGATGAGACCCCTGTTgctaaagatgttgagacatctgttgaTAATGATGAGACCCCTGCtgccaaagatgttgaaacatctgaagctatcaatgttgaagcatctggtaccaaagatgatgagactcttgaacctgagaaagatgaagagattCCTGTTGTTCCTGCTGAGAAAGATGAAAACCCTAAGGTGCATGATGTGGTGGATCTAGATGATCTTGTTGATCCTATTGatattgctgatgatgacctcatctccagcaTCTCCAACAGGGTCAAGGCTCGTAAGGGAAAGCAAGTTGGTGAGCAACATCCTCTCAAGCCACAGGTTACTCCTCTGAAGACTGTTACTAAAGAAAAGATGGAGAAAGTTCCTACTGGACCTTCAAAGTCTGGAAGCAAAgttagtgtgaagaagaggaaggaaagaagcgtttctgactctgaagctgatgtcccaagtgatgtccctgacatcccctccaagaagaagattgctgttactaaatctgccacaaaggtccgtgatgttcctttggataACATATATCTGCATTATGCTTCTAATGCAATCCAGTGGAAATTTgtgtatcaaagaaggctggccctagaaagagaattagcaaatgatgctctggaaaaTCAAGAGGTCATGCAGCTCATCAAGtctgcaggtttgattaagactgtttctcaattctctaaatgttatgaaatgcttgtgaaggaGTTTATTGTCAATTTGTCTCAAGACTGTGCTGATGGTAGAACAGatgattttcataaagtttatgttagaagaaaatgcatAGAGTTCTCCCCTACTGCTATAAATCACTATCTAGGTAGAAATGCTaaagctcaacctgagcttgaagtaactgaTAATGAGGTTTGCAACACCATCACTGGGGGTAAGGTTAAAAAGTGGCCCATCAAAAGTAAACTCTCTGCTAGTCTCTTGACTGTCAAGTATGCTCTGCTGCATAAAATTGGTGCTGCCAACTGGGTGCCTACCAATCACACCTCTACCATTGCTGCTGGCTTAGGTAGATTCATTTATGCTATAGGGACCAAGACTGTGTTTGACTATGGGACCTATATTTTTGATCAGACTATGAGACATGCTGGTACCTCTGCCACTAAGCTTCCTATTGCCTTTCCATCCCTAATATGTGGAATCATCCTAAAGCAATACCCTGGCATCTTGAAAGCTAAAGATTCTGTCTGCAAGAGGGAAAGTGCTTTgacttttcactacaagctgcttcaaaggactgatgcctcaacatctgctgggacatctcaaactagcaagtctgtgaccaaagcctctcttatagctgagctgaaggagacctgcaaagagctggaaaatagaaagatgaagcttgaacagcttatacaaagtcttgagcagtctgctGATAGTGGTGATGATCATGCTGCTGGTAGTGATGGAGAGAAGATGGATGCTGATAGTGATGATGAATATAAGGCTGAGAATGATGAGGATGCTGATGCCCAGACTAGTAGCTCCAGTGATGTGGAGATGAGTGAGGAGGATGACGAAGATACTGCTGGCTCAGAAGATTAAATCTTCATCTGaggtttggctccttttgtggctaaaaagggggagtagtgaTAGTgtggttgttgttttgttgtaatggttgttttttttttggtgatcTTTTGGATTTTGGTGATCTTTTGGTTTTTCTTGGACATGGTTGTTTTGTGGTTTCCTTTATTTGGGTGTTCTCTAGCTCTCCCTGACAATGACAAGTGGTCTCTGTAACAATTGATTAAGTAGTTGTATTCTGGTTTTCTGGTGATTAATCAAGTTGCTGTTGTtgcttacagaatttatttttctgttacagaatttatttttctgttgttggctgctgtgtatgctctgatatctgttttacatctattagtgttttagccaaaaatttgccaaagggggagtttgtagatgttgttgattggctataatttttggtaaaactaattgtggttctatcCTGTCAAAActagtgtcatgacatgcattctgcTGTTGTGAAGTCTttccttatgcaggcctttacctgatgtcaaggccgatgtcatgacattcgcagctgttcgttatttttctattactacttatgattatatgatctgataagatcctatgcgctatatttggtaatgatgaattctgatctgtttcaaggacgtcttggatgattatTATTATCAGTGCCTTGATTTATGGAGATTAGTTTTATTAGGGTTgaaactattttgtggatccaaggcccagctgctgtatTGTATGAAGGCTATATATTCCACGCAGGTGCTGCTGTTGCCGTTAGGGGTTTTTGGTTGAGAAACTGTTAGAGTTCTTTGTGTTGAAGTTTCTCGTtgtagctttcttgtaagccaaacaatcatcatgatgattgtcttggtctaggtgttttgatttgagttgtaagaagtactcaaagcttttaagcaagagtactattgtacttgatcaaagcttttaagcaagatcaagttgtgtctttgaagagtgtcttcttttgttattcgttggttagtttttcatcactgctgtgattgagggggagtgagtaggatctctggtctaagtggtttagattgaagttgcattgggtagatattaagtgaaaggtgtaATCTTgatttgtattaccttgaattgatattacttatagtggacttcctccctggcttggtagcccccagatgtaggtgtgtttgcaccgaactgggttaacaactttcctgtgttgtttttctgtttacactttgattatttgtttaaaaatattcagatagtaatgtcgtgacatcctgttagacatcgcgtgtctgagtccagaatttcaatagTAGTGCGAACCGAGCAACCCGTGAAACAATTGCTTGCACGCCCCGATATGGCCGGAAGGATGCTCCGTTGGTCATTAGAGCTTGCTGAGTTCGACATCAAGTAAGAAGGAAGAAAATCCCTTAAGGCACAGGTCTTGGCAGATTTCGTGGCCGAAATGGCCTtccccgaaacaacaaaaaacaacgCCCGGAGATGGACCTTATACGTGGACGGGGCGTCAAGCTCAGTTGGTAGTGGAGCAGGGATCATTCTAGAAAATGGGGAACGAAACCTCATAGAAGCATCCCTATCGCTCTCATTCCCAACGTCCAACAACCAAGCCAAGTATGAGGCCCTGCTTGCCGGACTGCGCCTCGCAAACGACTTAGAAGCCGAGGAAATTGCGGTATTCACCGATTCTCAACTAGTCGCATCCCATATCTCAGGCGAATATCAGGTCAAAAGCGAAGCCCTCGCAGAATATCTGGCCCTCGTACGAGAAAGACTAACCCGATTTAGGAGTGCCAAAGTAAAACACATCCCAAGGGAACACAACTCCCGGGCAGACGTCCTATCGAAACTAGCTAGTACGATGAAGAAAGGGGGCAACAAATCCGTAATCTAGGAAATATTGCCAAAACCCATTACTGAATCTCCATCCACGCTAACACTCGTAAACGCGATAGCGGATGCGTCCTGCTGGATGACGCCCGTATATAATTACTTAACTAACAACCTCCTGCACGCTGATCCTAAAGAGGCCTCTGTAATCCgaaggagagcctgctcgtacgtCTTGGTCAAAAATCGCCTCTAACGACGAGGATTTTCCATACCCCTCCTCAAATGCATAGACGAGGGCACAGTTCCCCACATACTGCCCACGATGCAGGACGACACCAAGGAATACGTAAAGAAATGCGACAAGTGCCAGCATTTTAGGGACATGCACCTTGCACCCCCAACAAACTCAAGTCCTTATCATCTCTATGGTCGTTTGCACGGTGAGGCGTGGATCTCCTCATCCCGTTCGTAACCGGGAGCAATCAGAACAAGTATCTAATAGTCGCGGTCGACTATTTCACTAAGTGGATCGAGGCCGAACCATTAGCCAAAATCACATCCTTAAACGTACTTTgcttctacaaaagaaacatcctcgcccAGTTCGGGGTACCCTCGGTGTAACACCCCccattctatactaaacaaataaggcatatatttgcgtaaatcagagtaaagaaagcatgcatctcacgagggcgttacacacatttcaaaatagaacaaacattttatctttaaacatgcaatggtcatttccaaataacacgggaatttaaaacaacatgcaaaccacagcggaataatcatatcatttaataaatggtaaaataggatgattcccatacatcatccaccatgtttcaacatcttggctcaaggccacacattaaccaaaataacatattcaaatacgaatacaatacgagtaa is a genomic window containing:
- the LOC131642477 gene encoding uncharacterized protein LOC131642477 — encoded protein: MSQSTPSKQSSPSSEKASESRAPNVVIDQDVVLNVAPLNTVPASDFVRRHKVDGISVPLAQMPASKNIQDDQGEQDDASKDQDNVETSADKNDETPVAKDVETSVDNDETPAAKDKDEEIPVVPAEKDENPKVHDVVDLDDLVDPIDIADDDLISSISNRVKARKGKQVGEQHPLKPQVTPLKTVTKEKMEKVPTGPSKSGSKEFIVNLSQDCADGRTDDFHKVYVRRKCIEFSPTAINHYLGRNAKAQPELEVTDNEVCNTITGGKVKKWPIKSKLSASLLTVKYALLHKIGAANWVPTNHTSTIAAGLGRFIYAIGTKTVFDYGTYIFDQTMRHAGTSATKLPIAFPSLICGIILKQYPGILKAKDSSADSGDDHAAGSDGEKMDADSDDEYKAENDEDADAQTSSSSDVEMSEEDDEDTAGSED